The window ACTTGATCATTCATTTTGGCGTCTTTTTGTAAAAAGCCCTTAACCCAAAGCTCTAACGGAACTTGTTTCGTATCATCAGGTAATTTCCCGGTCCTTTCTTCTGGTTTTAATTCAATTTTGTAAATTTGCACATAGCTACCAGACTTGATCATTTCCTCCATTGATAATTCCTCCCTTTTTATTTATTCATTTATGTAAGATGCAAGAATCATGCCAACTTTAAAAAATGAAGCAAAAATGACTAGATTCCGAGGTGGAATTGAGGAATACCAAGGTTGGTAGCAAAGGGGAAGGGGCGACCCATTAAAAGGAAAATGTATAAAAAATAAAAAAATGAAATAAATTTCCTTCATTGAAAGAAATTTATTTCATTTTTACATCCATATTTTTTTGTCTTCATTCAAAAGTTTAATATTTAATACCAAATTCTTTAATTTTATTAAAAAGCTGACGTTTAGTGATATCCAAATGTTCGGCAGTTTTGAATAAATCAGAGTTGTAGGTTTCTAATACTAAAGTGATGTAATTTTTCTCTACTTCCTTCCGTAATTCCTTCAACGATTGACTTCCAGGCGATTTATCAATAGCAATGGCTGATTCAACCTCACTCATAAAGGTTTCCGGCAAGTCTTCACCTCTTAAAAGACCGTTATCGGATAAAATCACAAGTCGCTCAACTATATTTCTCAATTCTCTAATGTTACCAGGAAATTTATAATTTTTCAGAAATTGTTTAATAGAATCTTCTACGCCATTAATTGATTTTTGATACTTTTGTTGAAATTTATTAACAAAATAATCAAAGAAGGGAAGAATATCTTCATTACGAAAACGAAGTGGGGGAATTTCCACACTAATGGCATTAATTCTATAAAACAGGTCTTTACGGAAATCTCCTGTTTGGATTCCGGTGGCTAAATTTTTGTTTGTTGCAGTAATTAAACGAATGTCGACTGGAATTTCACCATTGCTTCCGACACGCTCAATCGTCCTTCCTTCTAATACTCTTAATAATTTAACTTGAATATCATTATTAATTTCCCCGATTTCATCTAGAAAAAGAGTACCTTTGTTGGCTTCTTCAAAGCGACCAATCCTTCTTTCACCAGCCCCGGTATATGCCCCTTTTTCATGGCCAAATAACTCTGATTCTAAGAGACTACTTGAAAGGGCTGCACAGTTAACTGGCACAAATGGATTTGTTTTTCGCTGACTGTAATCATGGATGTATTTGGCATAGACTTCTTTTCCTACACCCGATTCTCCTGTCAATAGGATGGATATATCTGTGCCTGATACTTTGTTTAAGATGGAAAGAACATTTTGCACTCCCGTGTTTCTTGTTGTTAATAGCGGCTGGTTAAAATCCATTTCGTTTATTTTAGGGACACTTTTAATAGTAGCCAATTTTGTAATCTCATCAACCAGTTCTTGAGGATCTGCTCCTTTTATAAAGTAACTGAAAGCTCCGTTCTTAATAGCCTCTACTGCATTGTTGATAGAACCGTAGCCCGTTACCATGATAAAATCTACGGGTATATTTAATGATTTAATTTTCTTTAATAATTCCATCCCGGTCATTTTATCCATAATTAAATCAGACAATACCAAATCAAAGTGTTTCTTCATTAATAATTCTAATGCTTCTTTTCCTGAAAATGCCGTTTCAATCTTATAGCCTTTTGAATGAAGTATTAAGGAAAGAACTTCTAAATATTCTTCCTCATCATCAACAATTAAGATTTTAAAGTTAGAGTATTTCATAAATAGATCCTTCCTTAATTATATTTTTATTTCAAAAGTGGTTCCTAGATTAGGTGTGGACTTAACAGTAATTCTCCCGCCAAGCTTTTGAACTTCATTATATGTGATATACAGACCCAAGCCAGTCCCTTGATTAGGCGGTTTGGTTGTAAAAAAAGGATTAAAGATTGAATCAATCACTTCTTCAGAAATCCCTATTCCTGTATCATGAACTTGAATACTCAAAAAGTATTCAGTCTGATTACAAGAGATAGTCAATTTCCCTCCTTGTTCCATGGCATCGATTGCATTAATAATCAAATTCATTAATATATGTTTGAGACTCTCTTTCTTGGTAACAATTGATAAATCACTTGGACAATCAATAAGGCACTCAATATTGTTTTTTTTCATCTTTTCTTCTTCTAAGTCCAGTAGTTCTTTAAGAAATCCCTTTAATGGGATTTTTTCGTCAACATCATTGGAAATTCGGGAGAAATTCAGTAAGTTATCAATGATTTTTTTTGCACGATCAACTGATTTTTCAATTGAAGAAATTGCTTTCTGATACTGACTATCGTTGAAATTTACTCCATTTTGATCTTTTATTAAATAAACATAGGAACGAATAATTCCTAAGGGATTGCGGATTTCATGAGCAACCCCTGCAGCTAATTCACCAATAGCTGCCATTTTATTTACCTGAAGCAATTGTTGTTCATTTAATCTTTGAAAAGTAGAGTCTTTCATGGAAATAATCACATTTTTCTTTTCCTCAAGACTGTATTTCATCGGGTAACAGGCAACATGGTAGATACGTTCAAGATACTCTAAATCCATTTCCGCCGAATTTCCTGTTTCTAAAACATCATCAAAAATTCCTTTTGTCGGTTTAAAAAAGCTAAACTCGTTCAATTCATAAAGAGTTTTACCCATTAATTGTTTTATGGGCAAATTGATAAATTTTAACAATAGATTATTTGCCCGAATTATTTTATATTTTTCGTCAACAATTAGCATCATTTCGGGAATACTTTCAAAAACATATTCCAAATCCATTTTACTCTGGTATAATTCCTCGCTCCGTTTGATGACGTCATGTTTTAAGCTTCTAATAATCGTATTTAAAGCACTTATGACTAAAAAAAATAAGGTGACAGAGACGGTCAGTATAAAGGAAGGGCGATGAAGTCCTTTTTTTGAACTGACGGGAGTGGTAATACCAGTCCATTTTTCTTGAATCTTTTTAACCGCATTTCCCTTTTCAACCTGCAAGATTCCTTTGTTTACAATATGAATCAATTCGGTGTTTTTTTTACTCGTTGCTAAAACAACATTTTCTTCATATAAGGCAAAGTCAGCCAGCAGCAGACTGTTGGAGTGTTGGAATAAGTCTAAATAATAAGCTAAGACTGGCTCATCTCCAACTAAAACATCAGCTTTACCGTTATAAACTGCTTCAATGCCTTCAGAAACGTTATGTACATAAACAAATTTTACATCCACTTGATTTTCTCTCAGGTAGTCCTCTGCATAATCTCCTTTAGAAAGTGTAACTCTTTTACCGTTCAAGTCACTTAATTGTTTGATTGGTTTTCCTGAATTTGGGTAGAGTAATGAGCCTTTTAGTTTATAAATTGGAATGGAAAAGATAAATTTCTCTGACCGCTCTTTACTGATAAAAAGGTCTGCTAGATCCGTTTCATTATTCTCTAGTTTTTGTAACGCCTCTGACCAAACATATGGGACGAATTTAATTTCTTCTCCCAACTGCAATGATAATGAGTTTAAGTAATCGATCACAACACCTTTAAATTGATACGTATCACTGTCAACAAAACGAAGGGGAGGTGAGCTCTCATCAGCCCCATATATAATAGGGCTATTTTCTTTGATCCATTCTTTTTCTTCATCGGTAAAGTCTTGGGAGTAATATAAATATTGAAACAAATTAATATTATAATCCTTTAGCAAAATAGAGTTTGCATATAACATTAGAAAAGTAATGGCAATAACAATATAAACAAGAAATTGTTTTTTCATCTTTTCGCCTGCCCTCGATGAGAATAATTCCGTTTGGATCCTATTTTATTGATAAACCTTTCACACATCATCATTATCTCTATTAATTATTTAATCAACAAGAGTTATTAAACTATTTTGCTTTTTGGACATATATGGGGGGTTCGAGATCAGTGAAAAAGTCTCATTAATAATCACAATAAATAAGGGACACCATTCAGTGTTCTAAAAAATATTAAAAGGGTTCAAAGCCCAGATATTACTGGATTTAACCACAAAAAAACCCCCGAAAATGGTATAAAAGGTACGACCAAATACCAACCATTAAGGGGGGGGCTGTATGCTTCGACTTGAGCCAAAGCAAACAAGTTTTCACTCCATATTATAGGATAAAATTCCAAAAAACCATATACTAAAGAAGATTTTAACAGAAGTGGATTTCAGCTTTATTAATGAATTACTGGAAAAACAGTTACGTAAACATTTTGGATGTCTGCAAAAGAACCAGAAATGATGTGCAAGCTACTTTTCCTACCAAATTCCGGACGCAACGTCTTGGAGAATCCTCACTCGATGATATCATCACAGAAATTGTAAGACAATGTGTAGAGAAATGGATCCTTGATGGGCAGAGTGTAAGTGTGGACGCAACCCATATAGAAGCAAACACAAAAAAGGAAACCCCCGAACGATTAATGAAACATTTAGCAAGAAAGATTATTAAAGCATTCGAAGAAGAAGCAGAGTAACCGGTAGAAAATGTACCTGAGGTACCAGACTATCAGGAAATTCCAGACCATCATGAAGCGAAAGCAGTTATGAAAAACTATTTAGAGTCCGTCTTGGATTAAGTAGAAAAGCAGGCCTCCGATAAAGAGCAAAAAACGGATGAAATCATTCAAAATGCAAGAGAAATACTTGAAGACCCTAAGCTCATCAATCAAAAAAGTATATGCTCTTTGAATGATGAAGGCCCAAGAGTCGGATGATATAGAAGAAATAAACGCGAGTGCTTACATACCGGTTAGTTCAGTTGTATTTCAGGCTTGATGAAAGTGAATATACCTACAACAAAGATTCCGATGAATGGCAGTGCAGTCAAGGGAATACAACCGTAAAGAAGAAGCGTTATCTAGTTTTTCACCGGTCTCGAACCGTCCCCTAGTGTCACGTCCTAATTTTGCGAATAAATATTAAGACAACAAATCTTTAATCCGAATTGTAATTCAAAATGATCAGAAAAAAACTTCAGGCCCTTTTAAATTTTAAGGGGCCTGAAGCCTTTTTACATTTGAAGATCATTTTCCGTTGTTTGGACCATTCTTTGTTTTCTTGATTTTTTGAAATACAACAATTCATAGATACAAGGAATGACGATTAAGGTCAAGAGTGTGGCGAGAGCAAGTCCTCCAATTACGACAATAGCTAAACTTTGTGAGACAAGGCTTCCTGTCTGTGTTTCTTTAAACAAGAGGGGAAGCATAGCGCAAATTGTTGCGACTGCCGTCATCAAGATTGGTCTCATTCTTGTAGCCGTTGCTTCAACGAGTGCTTCACGGATACTCATGTTTTCTTCGTTTCGTCTAACACGATCGAGCAGAACAATCGCATTTGTGACTACAATTCCAATTAGCATTAAAGCACCAAGAAGCGCAGTTATATCGACAGAAATCCTGCTGATAAGGATCCCTAAAATGGCCCCAATGGCAGCAAGTGGGAGGGAGCACAAAATGGCGATCGGCGCTTTTATTGATTTAAATGTGATGACCATTATTAAAAATACAATTCCAATTGATACAAGCATCGTTAGGAAAAGATCAGTAAAGTCATCAGTTTGCTGAGTACTGGCTCCACCTACTAGGACGTCAACATCTTTCGGAAGGTCCAAACCTTTATTATCTTTTTTATCACCGAAGATTTCCAAGTTAATCTTAGTTGAAATTTCTGACAGCTTAGCAGGATCTACTGTTGCTGTAACTTGCAGATACGTTTGGCCATCTTTATGGAATTGATTGGTTGAGCTCTCATTCTTTTGAATTGATGCTACTTCAGATAATGGCACCATACCACTTTCGGTCATAATCGGAATATTTTTCAAATCCTCAGGTGTTTCCGTATTAAGTAGTGGTTCTAAAACGACTTTTGTTTGTTTTTCATTAAGATTAATGGTTCCAAGCGGTGTTGTATTTAACATGACACCAAGCTGTTGAGCAATTTGCTCTGTATTTCCTTTAGTGGGATCAACGGTTAGAGAATAGACGGTTTTCTTTTCATCTTGATTAGTTGCTACCTTCTTAACACCATCAATATCTTTTACCTTTTCTTTAATGTTTTTCGCCACTTTTTCAAGATTACCAGTATTTTCTCCTATGACATC of the Bacillus sp. 1NLA3E genome contains:
- a CDS encoding sigma-54-dependent transcriptional regulator, coding for MKYSNFKILIVDDEEEYLEVLSLILHSKGYKIETAFSGKEALELLMKKHFDLVLSDLIMDKMTGMELLKKIKSLNIPVDFIMVTGYGSINNAVEAIKNGAFSYFIKGADPQELVDEITKLATIKSVPKINEMDFNQPLLTTRNTGVQNVLSILNKVSGTDISILLTGESGVGKEVYAKYIHDYSQRKTNPFVPVNCAALSSSLLESELFGHEKGAYTGAGERRIGRFEEANKGTLFLDEIGEINNDIQVKLLRVLEGRTIERVGSNGEIPVDIRLITATNKNLATGIQTGDFRKDLFYRINAISVEIPPLRFRNEDILPFFDYFVNKFQQKYQKSINGVEDSIKQFLKNYKFPGNIRELRNIVERLVILSDNGLLRGEDLPETFMSEVESAIAIDKSPGSQSLKELRKEVEKNYITLVLETYNSDLFKTAEHLDITKRQLFNKIKEFGIKY
- the ortA gene encoding 2-amino-4-oxopentanoate thiolase subunit OrtA gives rise to the protein MEEMIKSGSYVQIYKIELKPEERTGKLPDDTKQVPLELWVKGFLQKDAKMNDQVAIKTITGRIEEGTLVAVNPAFNFGFGETYVPELLQVGIQVRKIVKGE
- a CDS encoding ATP-binding protein → MKKQFLVYIVIAITFLMLYANSILLKDYNINLFQYLYYSQDFTDEEKEWIKENSPIIYGADESSPPLRFVDSDTYQFKGVVIDYLNSLSLQLGEEIKFVPYVWSEALQKLENNETDLADLFISKERSEKFIFSIPIYKLKGSLLYPNSGKPIKQLSDLNGKRVTLSKGDYAEDYLRENQVDVKFVYVHNVSEGIEAVYNGKADVLVGDEPVLAYYLDLFQHSNSLLLADFALYEENVVLATSKKNTELIHIVNKGILQVEKGNAVKKIQEKWTGITTPVSSKKGLHRPSFILTVSVTLFFLVISALNTIIRSLKHDVIKRSEELYQSKMDLEYVFESIPEMMLIVDEKYKIIRANNLLLKFINLPIKQLMGKTLYELNEFSFFKPTKGIFDDVLETGNSAEMDLEYLERIYHVACYPMKYSLEEKKNVIISMKDSTFQRLNEQQLLQVNKMAAIGELAAGVAHEIRNPLGIIRSYVYLIKDQNGVNFNDSQYQKAISSIEKSVDRAKKIIDNLLNFSRISNDVDEKIPLKGFLKELLDLEEEKMKKNNIECLIDCPSDLSIVTKKESLKHILMNLIINAIDAMEQGGKLTISCNQTEYFLSIQVHDTGIGISEEVIDSIFNPFFTTKPPNQGTGLGLYITYNEVQKLGGRITVKSTPNLGTTFEIKI